The Neobacillus sp. PS3-34 genome has a window encoding:
- a CDS encoding rhomboid family intramembrane serine protease — protein MFIRTESLREFIRYYPAVSTIVTIHLLLYLLTVLPIFPNNWFIETFSGVNLYITEGEYWRLLTPTFMHSGFTHMLFNSFSIVLFGPTIEKWLGSFKFFSLYLVCGIAANLGTLFLEPLSYTHVGSSGAIFGLFGFYIAIIMYRKNWISRDNSRIILILLAISILMTFLQPNINVTSHFVGLLSGYIIGALSYFNRKDFNLSISEAAKWASSRKSSFSRQSPVKIIVWGVILLFAVLGFMIQR, from the coding sequence ATGTTTATACGAACGGAAAGCTTACGGGAATTCATCCGCTATTATCCAGCAGTTTCAACCATTGTTACCATCCATCTTTTATTATACCTATTAACCGTACTTCCCATTTTCCCAAACAACTGGTTTATTGAGACCTTCTCAGGAGTGAACTTATATATTACCGAGGGGGAATACTGGCGCCTTTTGACCCCTACTTTCATGCACAGCGGATTTACGCATATGCTCTTCAATAGCTTCTCTATCGTTTTATTCGGTCCAACAATAGAAAAATGGCTGGGAAGCTTTAAATTTTTTTCCCTCTATTTAGTGTGCGGAATCGCAGCAAATCTAGGCACTTTATTCCTTGAACCGCTTTCCTATACGCATGTTGGTTCAAGTGGCGCTATCTTCGGGCTTTTCGGCTTTTATATTGCCATTATTATGTATCGAAAAAACTGGATCTCCAGGGATAACTCCCGTATCATCCTTATCCTTCTCGCGATAAGCATTTTGATGACATTCTTGCAGCCAAATATCAACGTAACCTCCCATTTTGTCGGACTTCTATCCGGATACATAATCGGAGCTCTGTCCTACTTTAATCGCAAGGATTTTAATCTGTCTATATCGGAAGCAGCAAAATGGGCTTCATCAAGAAAATCATCTTTTTCAAGACAATCCCCCGTTAAAATCATTGTTTGGGGCGTCATCCTGCTTTTTGCTGTCCTCGGATTTATGATACAAAGATAA